A single window of Oxyura jamaicensis isolate SHBP4307 breed ruddy duck chromosome 3, BPBGC_Ojam_1.0, whole genome shotgun sequence DNA harbors:
- the SIX3 gene encoding homeobox protein SIX3: MVFRSPLELYPTHFFLPNFAADPHHRSLLLASGGGGGSGSGSGCSPGAGGGGGGSSRAPHEELSMFQLPTLNFSPEQVASVCETLEETGDIERLGRFLWSLPVAPGACEAINKHESILRARAVVAFHTGNFRDLYHILENHKFTKESHGKLQAMWLEAHYQEAEKLRGRPLGPVDKYRVRKKFPLPRTIWDGEQKTHCFKERTRSLLREWYLQDPYPNPSKKRELAQATGLTPTQVGNWFKNRRQRDRAAAAKNRLQHQAIGQSGMRSLAEPGCPTHSSAESPSTAASPTTSVSSLTERAETGTSILSVTSSDSECDV; this comes from the exons ATGGTGTTCAGGTCCCCGCTAGAGCTTTATCCCACCCATTTCTTCTTGCCAAACTTCGCCGCCGACCCGCACCACCGCTCCCTCCTTCTCgccagcggcggcggcggcggcagcggcagcggctcgggctgcagccccggggccggcggcggcggaggcggcaGCTCCCGGGCACCCCACGAAGAGTTGTCAATGTTTCAGCTGCCCACCCTCAACTTCTCCCCGGAGCAAGTGGCCAGCGTCTGCGAGACGCTGGAGGAGACCGGAGACATAGAGAGGCTGGGGAGGTTCCTCTGGTCGCTGCCGGTGGCGCCGGGGGCATGCGAGGCCATCAACAAGCACGAGTCCATCCTCCGCGCTCGGGCGGTGGTGGCCTTCCACACGGGCAACTTCCGCGACCTCTACCACATCCTGGAGAACCACAAATTCACCAAGGAGTCCCACGGCAAGTTGCAGGCCATGTGGCTCGAAGCGCACTACCAGGAGGCCGAGAAGCTAAGGGGTCGCCCGCTGGGTCCGGTTGATAAATACAGGGTGAGGAAGAAGTTTCCGCTGCCCAGGACCATTTGGGATGGCGAGCAGAAGACGCACTGCTTCAAGGAGAGGACTCGCAGCCTCCTGAGGGAGTGGTACCTGCAGGACCCTTACCCCAACCCCAGCAAGAAAAGGGAACTGGCTCAGGCCACGGGGCTCACCCCCACGCAAGTAGGCAACTGGTTCAAAAACCGAAGGCAAAGAGACAGAGCGGCGGCGGCTAAAAACAG GCTCCAGCACCAGGCGATAGGACAGAGCGGCATGCGGTCGCTGGCAGAGCCCGGCTGCCCGACACACAGCTCGGCCGAGTCTCCGTCCACGGCGGCCAGCCCGACCACCAGCGTCTCCAGTTTGACAGAAAGAGCCGAGACGGGCACCTCCATCCTCTCGGTAACCTCCAGCGACTCGGAATGTGATGTATGA